The following DNA comes from Populus trichocarpa isolate Nisqually-1 chromosome 19, P.trichocarpa_v4.1, whole genome shotgun sequence.
atagttaaatcaGGTTCTTGTTGAGTCAACCAAGTTACAGGTACACTCGCCATGTTAGATGAGCAATACCAAGTCAACTCTCACTCGATTTACATTGAAACCAAACTTGATTTAGAGGTCGGTTCAACAGGTCACCATATTAATCCAACAAGCTTAgctagatttaataatatttccAAAAACTTCCTCGCGATGGCACTTACTCAAGCAACTTACTAATATGATAATAAcctatacaaatatttttcaaataaactaaatgggatttttaaatagtgttttcCCATGAACAAATCAAATGTAAATTGCATTGTGcttgcaaaaatatattttcatccttgtatttgttttgtatttatttggtCCCTATAGTTTTAGGTTTTTACATTTTGattatagaaatttaatttttatatttcaatcctTGAATattgagagaaaagagagaaaatcattggcagaaaaaagggagagagagaggttttgattgataaaaaaaaaaaggattttggtATCAATGAATTCATCTTGGTGAGGAAAGTTCTATAAAGTTGGTTTGAACCTTTAATATTgccaaaaaaatagatcatggctcaagaagattttttttatttgatattgtaaatAGAGTAAATGAggtttttaagatttgttttatgtatttttagatgaaaacaagttgaatttAGAGTTTTTTGAGTTCAAATATCCAAGATCCTGTTTTTCTGACCACTAAAGGTGGTGAGGGATAGCAATGAGTATCCATAGATTGGGTTTTGTACTATCCATAACCAAATCCCAACATAAAATTAACTCGACTCGAACTCGATTGGGTATGAATTTTTTATACCCAATCCGATCGGATTTAGCATTATCTATGGGTCGGGTTAGGGATGGCTAATGGGAATCTATAGGTCGGGTTTTATTCTATCCATAACCAAACCCCAACCTAAAGTTACTATCCTAACCTGACCTGAACCTGATTTTTTATACCCAATCCGATTGGGTTTCATGTATTCATGACCCGACTTCAACTAAACCGAACcctaaccaaataaaatatggaTTTATGATACATGATCCGATCGGATTTAAGATATTCACTAGATAGATGGCTCGCGCTACACCGTGGGTTGgactatttttttctaaacataaaaaaaaaacctccatgCGAAActtaggatttaaaaaaaatcaaagaattggGTCATTGAGTCGACTAGATTTAACAACCTCAGCTAatctaataatagtttttttaaaaaaaggtaatgacaacaaataacaaaattaataaaaaaaattgacatccaGGATATAAAAAAGTGACAACAGACAAAGACCcaagtcaacccgggtcaacccatcaaATCTATGACTTGggatatgagatcgggataacaaaaaaaaaagtgaaaaaaataacaaaggctAATTCGTAACTAACCAAAtattggaaaacaaaattaaaaaaaatacactaaaaaaataaagggtcaaCTAAAACTAACCCTCTAAACTTGTGACATTGGTTATGAGACTAGCATCATCACATTATAGAAGTCAAAcctgaaaaaatcacaaaacaaaatccTTAATAAACTAAATACCAAAGgatgaaaccaaaataaaattaattaaaaaccacgatcaaaagaataaggactaaatttttttgttatattttttcaaaactcgttgatttgtttttgctaaatcTTTAtcaaaaaagtataattttgacattcttgcaaaataaaaaaaattaattgatccGAGTAACCCTGGTCAACTTACTCGACCTGTGACCTAGGAGCTGCTTAGGGTCAACCCCTTGGCCGGGTCTAAAAATCAtgatcaaaagaatgatgatccaatttcttcattaaattcttttttttttttttttaaacttgtctTAAaacccattgattttttttttgtaaaattttgtccaaaataatgtcatttttacatatttgtaaaataaaaaaattagttgctCGGGTAACCCTGGCCAACCCACCTGACCTGTGACCCGTGATTGTCCTCTGATCCGGgtttaaaaaccataattaaaaaaataaggacacaacttgtttgtaaaatatttttaaaactcgttgaatattattttagcCCAAGTTGATATGGGTAACCTTGACCAACCCATTCGATTTGTGACCCAAAACTTGCCCGAGGTTGACCCCTAGGTCGGGTTTAAAAatgaggattaaaaaaaatgaggattaaatttggcattaaaatcaaataaaatcaaacaacgaGGGATGAAtctgaaaaagaaattgattaagaaaataaaagaaaccaaaagaaattataatgaaaagaatgaggataaaattaaaaaaacaatcaggtatgaaattgaaaagaaaatcaattagaaaaagggtgaaaaacaaaataaatatcaattaaaaaaagaggaccaaatctaacattgaaataaaataaaataaaataaagtaaaatgcaaaatggtgaaattggaaaaataaattcataaaaagaatttaaagcaaatatagAACAACAAAAACTATGAGGACCACAATTGAAATAATACAAAAAGTTAGGACATTTTTGAACTTTGGGTGggtggagaagagagaaaagaggagaagaagaaatccaACCACCGGTAGCCCTTACGACGGTCAAGATGAAGCGCCGCCCTGCGACGCTTTGCCTAAGACGATGATGGGGTATTTTTGAACACTGGAAGAGATGTCACGAGCCGTTCAAATGACACAGACAACCTCTATACGCTGGCGCATTCTTATCACGCGCCAGtagctttttagtttttcttttatttttttataaataccaaAACACTCATGACTCcacatgaaattttaaaaaaaaccaaagttcaTAAGACGCCAATACCgctaaaaacaaaagcatgtgttttaaaatctaaGGTTATTTTGGTAATTTCATTGTgctaaataatagaaaaaaccgaaaaaatccCTCttccaaatcaaatcaaaattctgCTTCTCTAGGACTTTACAAATCATAGAATAATATTTGTCTTGGGTTTCGCTGGATATTGATTGAGGGTTAAGCTATTCAGCATTTAAAGCAACgttcccctcccctcccctcccatGTCTCAACTCAATTTCAATTCTTAGTTGCAATCTGAGTTggagaagataaagaaaaaaaaaaaaaaaaaaaagagttcatgCTTTTCACTGAAGCTTGATTAACATATGCTCTTTTCACTGAAGCAGAATTCTTCGAGAAAAAGCTCCTTGTCTCGTAGTATCATCCTTTCTGCTGCCTGGTTTCTTGCGTGCCCACTACGTGCTTACCTGCACAGAAGTAGAAAGAGTTGTCGGTTCTAATCTTAAATTGGCGAAAAATAGAATACATCACATAAGTATAAAGAAGACTGGAGCAAGTGCATAGCTCACTTTGGCACTGCcggtttaaaaaatttaaatgtttttttttttttgttaaaaattaaaaaaaaattatatattttggattgttttgatacattgattttaaaaataatttttaaaaaataaaaaaacatcattttaatatatttcaatacgaaaaacattttgaaaaacaatcacaatcacacTTCCAAATAAACATTTCCTCGGGCTTAAAGAGTTGCACAGTACAGATaatagaaaaatccaaaatcaatttatagTTTCTATCTCacaaaaccgagaaaaaaaatacgtccaaaaatcaatttacaaaaCAACCTTAATTAAATCGATAGATCTAGaagaagacaagaaaaaaaatcagatacaACCTTACTTTAATCAGATCATATGTTATTATCGAAGAAATCGAGACCGAAGAAAAAGGGAGTGAGGAAGACCGAAAGAGATGGGgtcatttattatatatatataaaaaactacagTCGCCGCGGGAAGTGATGGCCGGAAAAGAGAGCCGTattcttctttatatatttagCGCTTAGTGTAAATGTCATTTTCTCAAACTTCAAGCGCATTAATGAATTTCACGGCGGGTTTTCGGTAGGATAGAGAGGTATCTATACTTAACCTATaatctgaatttttatttttaaattttaccaaATCTCAATTAggttaaaaacttttttattcattcgGGTTAATTTAAGCTGATATTTATAAGATTTAAGTGAAATTGGTTGCATATAGAATACATGtcatctatttatttaaaaaaccaatagCCTCATCTacttgagttaaaaaaaaaaaaaaacacgccgACACGTAGCTTCTCAAACCTAAGTTGCTCATAGGTTTTTTATGAGCTTATAGTCTAAGTTCAgacaaatctaaattttatttatttgctggaaagtagtttttatttggaaagtgaattattttttgatatttggtaataaaaaataagttgtaaaatatttttcagtatttggttatgttatgaaaaataagctgaaaaataacttattaatgttttattgtttttcaagttgcttaaaataatgaggaacaaatcttacaaattaaaaagttgaatgagaataaaattgaaaaaaaatataatttcataaattatctcaaataaaataaataataattaaataatagagatcaaatttaacaaattaaaaaaaataaaagatgatgaaattaaaataataataattacaatttcataaattatttcaaataaaataaataacaattaaaagaatgaggaccaaatttgatagataaaaaaattcaattaaaaaaataataagagaaaagcaaataacaatcataaaaatgagaatcaaagttaatataaatatcaaattctaagggatgaaattaaaaaaatattatatatatatatatatatataattttaattgaaaacaaataaattttttataaaagggccaagataaaaaattgaaataaaaggaataaaaactataattgaaacaacaaaaacaaataggaccAACATGCACTTTtaaaagaagagaggagaaaggaaaagaaaaaaaatggtcacAGTCAACAAATCACCCATCCTTtgatggaaaacaacatttgatAATTGGACACCACCACACACATTGCTTAAAAGGCGTGGTCGGCGTCTGCTCATTGAGGCGTGCATGTCATgcgtcaataattttttttaatattctatattactaaaagataaaaagccCCTGAACCcacctaaaattaacaaaaacaaaaactagataaaaagatgaaaatgcccCTCCAATGtagctttaaaattatttgatccCAATgacatttaagtatttttattgttcattaaaaaaaatgaccctaAAGCCCCTGGACAAAAGCTCTTTCTTTccctaaaagtttatttttctaattttattgttaaaaaaataaaatcaaaaagaccTTTTTTACCCCCTAATGATTTTTCAAATGACACTTGTGTCCTttgaaaagatcaaaataccTTTTATTTCTAACCTTCATTTTTGTGTTGAGAAGggcaaaatgataaaaaaaaacattatggattcaATGTGTATAtcgataatgttttttttacatgttttagagtttcttttaatgtcactaaaatacaataaaattcataaaaaaaaattaattaaattttgtattgAGAAGTGTATGTGGGACTTGCTACTAAATACAATGAGAAAAATTCTTtattcataaagaaaataaatttattgggtAAGTTAGATGCTAACTCGGGACCCAAGTCATGAGGTTGAAACAACCCCACAAAAAGcaaattgacaaaaattatGATGTCCATCCAACAATTCAAATgtagaaggatgaaataaaaaaaaaatcaattaacaaaaaaggaccttaaaaaaaacccagcaaaCCCGGGTAAGTTTGTCAAACCCAACAAGATGGATTATACAAatgagataacctaataaaaggaaaaataagaaaaaaaaaatataaagtccaattctcaaactaaccaaatattgaaggacaaaaCTGAAAACATATTCAATCTtaataaacaactaaaaaaaaatctcgagtTAACCTGGACTAACCTACTAAATCTGCGACCTAggttatgagatcgggataacctcatagaaaggaaagcaaagaaaatcatgaagcccaattttaaataaacctgatattgaatgataaaattgaaaaataaaatacgtgtaaaaaataatataaaaaaagattgatgtcaACTTGGGTTAGCCTTTCAAAtccatgacctaggtcatgagaccggaatcatcccataaaaaaagtcatgaaaCCCAATTTGTTAACAAGCCAATatcgaaggataaaattaaaaataaaatttaattttaaaaaaggatccaaagcaaaaaaaaatagcaatcaaaagaatgaggaccacgtttgacacaaaaacaaaataaaggacACCTTTATTTCTTTGACAAATCAACAAATATCGAAGAGAggagaaataaaagagagagaaaagaaaaaaaggttatcGAAACCTCACCACCCTTCCATCGTCAACCTGTGTGACCTCACTAGAAAGGCCTCATTACGTTGTGTTTGTCACCACCGATAGGGATGGAATTTTCACATTCGTCCTATGGATACCAATACGAAACAGTCCAAATAGATGTGAGATTTTTTTACCTGATCAAGTTTGGGTAAAACCTGAAGGTAAAAAGTCAGGTTTTGGATAAGGCATGGATATTGTTAAACCCGACCCAAAATCTGAGCcaaaatgaatttaaagaaaattatatttataccaAGCTATGTGTAAAGAAATTATAGGGTTTCTAGTCTCCATTCCAGTTGTCAGTCTTTTCTTCTCAAATTCAATATCTTTCTAATTCTGCTAAATTACATATGTAACATCAAATTGAGAAAGATGTAATAATATTGATAGAATCTACACGACTATTAGAGAGCTCATAATGCCATTAGATATCAAAGCAGAAGCAGTGAGCTTTTATTTAGTGTGGTTTGGTGCTGAGAATTGAGTTAGGTCAAAGTTTGAGGAATTAGggtttaaaatgttaaaatcagAATCAAGTTCAGATCTTGAGATGGGGTTGACTATGAAAGAAGTAAAAGAGGCAGTATGGAGTGTTGACGGATTGAAAACCTCATGTTCAAATAGATTTAATTTCTCCTTCTACAAAAAGGCATGGTGTTTATGATATGgtgattgaatttttattttttttttcagaataggGCATATGCCTAAAGGCTTTGGGCAGAGGGTGGAGGAGGTAGCACCGAGGAGGGATTGTCTTCCTTTTAGATTCCatcatgttcttttgttaaaacgaatcatcaattttattgtgTGTTGACTAGTTAGGTTTAAGTTTCTAAAATCCATGCTCGATGGTTTTGAGGTAGGGTATGAATAGTAATTTAGGTACAAGTTTAAGTATGAATAGTATGAACTTCATCCATGAATACCTATTGACATCTCTAGCCACTAAGGAAAGAGGCTTTCAGCCACTTGAGGAAGCTGTAAGCGTTGATTGAATGCGATGACTTCTTCAAACGCTGACGCATCGATTGCACATGCTAACCAGTTTATCCCTGCCTATTCACCCTAGCCTgccatatttttaaatttttaattttggccCGTTAACACCAAATTATTTGacatcaatataattttattttattttgtcaaattgagcATCAACCGAGCGCATAAAATTTTTCTCAACATTGCAAGAACCCCATATCtaggcaattaaaataaatatacaaaatcaaatcttaaatAAAGTCAATGtgaaaggatcaaattaaaaagaaaagttgagtgactgaaaaagaaaaccctcTTTCTCTAACAATGCAAATTAGTCCCTATGTAGGCAAACAAAATGGATTGAACATTTGTTTAAGCTTCAAATCCTGTCTTTAAagctctgtttttttaaaaaaattaatgaaattgaatatTATGTTGCCAAACCGAGCATTAAAAAGTGACAAAACATTCCCCCATATTGCGAAATCCTCACAcacaagcataaaaaataaatcatcaagacTAATACCAAATCAATATAATGTaaaaggatcaaataaaaaaaataagattaaaggatcaaaatgaaaagaaaagaaaaagcaaaatatTATGCTAACAATGTTTTGCCTCACAAGTTGAAAGACTTAAGCCCCGTTTGTTTTTCAGGTTAgtaagtgtttttgaaaaaattgatttttttttattttaaattaaaatttttgatgtttttagattattttgatatgttgatgttaaaagtaaattttaaaaaataaaaaaaatattattttgatatattttaaatataaaaaagtttttaataactaatgtgttttttttttaattttttattattattattatttatttgatgacGGAGAccaggagagagaaggaaggaaGTAGTCCTTTCCgaatccaaatccaaatccacATTCTTCTCCCTGACTGTCTCTTTCAcaactcttctctttcttctcttctgccAGCCCATACCCAACACCTCCCAAACAACAACTCTTTCCCTTCTGCTAACACgaactttcttttctattttctcttccattttgatttcatttagtTCCGCTTCTAATCTTATATTCAATCCCTCGTTACTTCATTCCCTTCCTGTATCAGAAAACCACACACTCACACTACATAAAGACAACAACTTTCCTTTCAAATCCTCTCATTTTCAACCAAACGAAACTCAATTCAATTCATGTTTGACCCCATTCGTCCAGGTCCCCGGGGAGCTTGCAAGTTATTCATTAACACTTAAATCCAAtcccttttctttgtttggattTGATTTCTTCGGAATTGGTGTTGTAGGGGCTTGAGGAATTGTGGGATTCGGATTTTGACAGGAATTGGGCATGAATGAATGAAGATGGCGTTCAAATCCAAGATAAAATGGATTGCACTGTTTGTCTTGATACTATCAATGGTGTCTCTAGTGATTCACCTCTCCATCACAAAGCTTTCGGGGCCTTATTCACTGCAATCTACTTTAATGCCTGCCATTGGATTTAACCTCACTCCTATCTTTGGCGTACAGATTTCATTTTGCGTTctgcattgttttgtttttttagcatttgttgtgttctttatttgttttttcatctggGTTTTCGTGGTTTTGTAGGGTGATAGAGCTGTTAGAAATAAGAGGTCGTGGGGGCATGTGAAGTCTTTGAAGTCACTGCAGCCTTATGCCAACCCGAGAAGCAGTTATCCTGGTAATGGGTTTTGCTGAACTTTTCTATTTGTCTGTTtacttttctgtttcttttatgTCCATTGAGGTTAAATTTCTTGAACTGGTTTTTATTGGAGGCGAGTGTCTTCTGGTTATTAATTAGCTGCTGTGGAATTTGGAAATGTGAAATGGATTTGATCAGTTAAGTTTTGTAGGAGTGCATTTAAATAAACTGTGGATCGGTAAGTTGTTGAAGCTTTCTTTGAAAGTTTATGTAAATTTATAGCTTGGTTGAGGTAATTTCAAGTTGGATTTGGCACCCCATTTAACATGCTTCTGAGGGAGTAATTGACACATCCTGTAGGGAATTTAGTGATCATTCCATTTGGTTGCGTTTCTACTTGTCGTTTCCAATTGGATGATCTTGTATTTTGCTGAAAGTGGTTGAGTCGTagatgttctttcttttctccttttttcccctttatttttctttctttcttatttttatttatttatattttggtaGGGGGTTGGGGATTCCTTACTTGGTTAGTCTGACCAATTGAATGGTGCAAAAAGCATGTTTTGTGCAACtccattattattataacaatcaATGCATGGTTGGTGTGTTTAAATTAAGTACCatagttttttttggaaaagaactCTACTTATCTAGTTTGATATTGATAATCCTTAAATGGGTTATACAATGTGCACCATTATGTTTATTTGCATAGTTTTGCAACGGAATCTATGTAAAAGCCTGTGAAAAATGAAGGTGGCTTATTTGTTTTAGAGTAGATTGTGGAAAATGGGTTATACAATGTGCACCATTATGTTTATTTGCATACTTTTACAGCGGAATCTATGTAAAAGCCTATGaaatgattatttgttttagagTATATTGTGGAACATGTTTGTGacgttttttatattttggatgaaGGGAAACCCCAATCTGTTTTGTGACTTAGGTTAAATTCCTGGTGCATTAAAGTTGCTCCATTCACTTGTACTGGGAAAAGTTTGGACTTACTTTCATGGGCATGGATAGATAATTCTCAAGGAAGAGTTTGCTCCTAATAAGTTTTGAATCATGACCTACCCTTATATTGACACCTCTTGCCAATCAGCCAACCCTTTGTTGTTATTTGTGGAATTATGTAACCGTTACTTCTTTACAAGACTCTATATATAAGCAATATGGTGAAATGGCAGAAAAGAGCattctaattattttgatttctaataaATTGTCTTCACCAAAGCTGCAAGCTTTCTTCCCATTTACTTTCATTTCATCAACGAGATACCTATTAACTTGGTGCACTTTCTGCCTTGCTCATTATATTATGATCTTTGTAGGCTACATTTGAGAATTTCTATcctcattgatttttattttgcttacattttttcttgggttacAGTTCCAAATGAAAAGAACAACGGTTACATTTATGCAAAAATTTTTGGTGGATTTGAGAAGATAAGATCCTCGGTATGATTCATTTGATGTTAtaaacttgttttaattttgatttataatgaGAGTTCATAACATTTCTGTTAATTTTCTAGATCTGTGATCTTGTCACCATATCCAGGCTTCTAAATGCTACTCTTGTCATTCCAGAGATTCAAGAAAGTCTTCAATCAAAAGGCATTAGGTAATTTACTTTAGCTTGTTTAATGGTTTGCCATTGAACTCCTTGCACTTGAGAAGCTtacaggttttgtttttttctttctaatttctgAATTTGGAACAGTTACAAATTCAAGAGTTTTTCATATCTCTATGATGAAGAGCAGTTCATAGCATCACTTAAAAATGATGTAATCGTTGTGAACAGCCTGCCTGAGAATTTGAAGGCGGGCAGGAGAAGGAATGAGATCCATACTTATAAGCCCAAAAGTTCTGCTTCTCCAAGTTTCTATGTTAAAGAAATTTTGCCTGAGTTAAAGAAATCCAAGGTTATTGGACTAGTTCTTCATGATGGAGGATGCCTGCAGGTAGGTGAATATATTGCAATGTAGAtcataaaatgatttatattgtTCTCTCATCTTGAATAGCACCACCTTTCTACTCATAATTGTTAACATAATTGATTTTGATCTCTcttgtcattttttcttctaGGATATGACCTTTGCTTGGATGATAACTGTTAGTTATTTTCTTGTGTTTCTTGTGCTTATTTCAATAAAAGGATGTGCTCATTTCAATAATAGGACATGctcatttcaattttctttatttatttgcaaaGAATTAATGATTAACAAGCAATTGTATGGAACCAGGAAAAAACCCTAATCAGATGCCTAATGCAGCATCTTTTCTGAAGTGGAATTCTGAACTTGTAATTTTGAGATGCCAACTGCAATTTTAACTAAACAAATTCAATAGAAATTTGTGGATCAAAGTGATAATTTTGCCAGTCAAAGAAACATGTTGAGCATCGTTTTAACTTGATAGCTACTTTGGTTCCCTTAGTATTTTCAATTCACAAAGTTTGGTATGCGCAATTGTGCAATGGACTACTCAATTTGGGGCATGGAATTTGGgtgttcatttattttttattcttgataatGCTTTAATCTCTGTTGGTAACTTTCTTTGCAGTCAATTCTTCCTCCGAGCATGTCTGAGTTTCAGAGGCTTAGATGTCGAGTTGCATTTCATGCTCTAAAATTTCGCCCAAAAATTCAGGTGCTTGGTCAGTTGATGGTTCAGAGGTATAACTGATTAGTTTCTTACCTTGCCTttccaataaaattataatgccAATTACCAGATTTCAGGATGTGCACAATCTTCATTAGTTTAGCACTCTGTAAGAATATGACCGACATTGCAATAATAAATTGCATGCAACTTCACAATCTATGAAGCATTTGTTTGCAGTTCTTGGCTCTAAAACTTTTTCCACAGGTTACGGGCATCTGGTCAACCTTTCCTTGCATTTCATCCTGGCTTAGTGAGAAATACCTTGGCATATCATGGTTGTGCAGAATTATATCAGGCTAGTTGTTCAAGCCTTTTCTCATCTATATCATTGCTGTGATCAAAGTTGCATCGATATGTTTAAGtttggtttcttttaattttagtactTGTTTTGCTGTTCAATTGGTCATAAAATTCAGTAGTTGGAATTTCAATATTTGGATGTGtcttctttgtgattttctaCCTCAAACATAAATGAAGATAGATTATATAAATACCTCGTTAAATTCTCTATTTTTCCTAGCCCCTTCTTCTAACTTGGCACTTCCTCTAGGATGTTCACACTGAGCTTATACAGTACCGAAGGGCACAGATGATTAAGCAAGGGATTCTTAATGATGAGCTAAGTGTAGACTCACACGTCCGAAGATCCAATGGGTCATGCCCCCTCATGCCAGAAGAGGTACACACAGGGTTAAGGTTTAACTTTCAAGTCCAAACTGCACAATGCATGCTTCTTTTATCTACACTGGAGTTTTGTTTCTTGCACATTGCTTGAATTATGTTTGCCAAATCATTTGCAGATTTCATATTAATTCTAGTCCTTAAACTTTCTTTTAGAagggatttttcatttttagataGAAGAAAGTATCAAtagaaaagggaagaaatgtCCAGCAGCACTTTAGAGAACAAGACATCCTCCAATTagagaatgagaaaaaaacaacaaaatttcaatataaaagatAGTCTAATCTCACTAAATTAGCTTTGAAACTCATACACCATAGTGGTCCCATGCATTGCATTGCAAAGAAGCTAGAAGCACCATCCTATTCCACAACAATTGTCTTGAGGTTGACTTATCCTAAAAATGTCGACTATTTATCTCCATCCAAGCTTACCAAATAAGAACCATGTCACCACAAGCTCTTATGTTCCTTCCTCCTTCCAAAACCCACCATGAACAATCTATCCTGCATATCTTCCACCACCATTGGGCAGCCCAATGTTGACTGTCTCCTAGCATGGTAGCATATAACACAGATCTTAGGAGGAAGGCTTTTTACAAGAGCTTTCCTAGCTAGCAGCAAATTATTAGTTTTCATCTTATCAAATGTTACTATCCCAGGAATGACACAACTTTGTGGGGCCCTTTTACTTCTTTGAAACATTTTCAGATTGGTCTTCTCCTTAAAGAGATGGGCTATTCTACTGAAACAATGATATACGTGG
Coding sequences within:
- the LOC7469888 gene encoding protein EMBRYO SAC DEVELOPMENT ARREST 30 isoform X1; its protein translation is MKMAFKSKIKWIALFVLILSMVSLVIHLSITKLSGPYSLQSTLMPAIGFNLTPIFGGDRAVRNKRSWGHVKSLKSLQPYANPRSSYPVPNEKNNGYIYAKIFGGFEKIRSSICDLVTISRLLNATLVIPEIQESLQSKGISYKFKSFSYLYDEEQFIASLKNDVIVVNSLPENLKAGRRRNEIHTYKPKSSASPSFYVKEILPELKKSKVIGLVLHDGGCLQSILPPSMSEFQRLRCRVAFHALKFRPKIQVLGQLMVQRLRASGQPFLAFHPGLVRNTLAYHGCAELYQDVHTELIQYRRAQMIKQGILNDELSVDSHVRRSNGSCPLMPEEIGLLLKEMGYSTETMIYVAGSETFGGQRILIPLRANFSNTVDRTQVCTKQELSDLVGPETPLPLNPFQPPPTKSEEQLKEEWNRAGPRPRPLPPRPDRPIYQHEKEGWYGWITESDTEPDPSSVDLRNQAHRLIWDALDYIVSVEADAFFPGFHNDGSGWPDFSSLVMGHRLYESASSKTYRPDRRVLAELFNIIHDNLYHHNNRTWKRVVREHLNKSLSEDGLIRQSLLSKPTTFLSHPLPECSCRIPSAEVPKQVKGNDGRFLYGGEDECPRWMQLSQEDTRSESAVVEEGSDDNSESEYENDGVEQQESDDSRGRSSLTQIPMDQDDEWDPND
- the LOC7469888 gene encoding protein EMBRYO SAC DEVELOPMENT ARREST 30 isoform X2, with amino-acid sequence MKMAFKSKIKWIALFVLILSMVSLVIHLSITKLSGPYSLQSTLMPAIGFNLTPIFGGDRAVRNKRSWGHVKSLKSLQPYANPRSSYPVPNEKNNGYIYAKIFGGFEKIRSSICDLVTISRLLNATLVIPEIQESLQSKGISYKFKSFSYLYDEEQFIASLKNDVIVVNSLPENLKAGRRRNEIHTYKPKSSASPSFYVKEILPELKKSKVIGLVLHDGGCLQSILPPSMSEFQRLRCRVAFHALKFRPKIQVLGQLMVQRLRASGQPFLAFHPGLVRNTLAYHGCAELYQDVHTELIQYRRAQMIKQGILNDELSVDSHVRRSNGSCPLMPEEIGLLLKEMGYSTETMIYVAGSETFGGQRILIPLRANFSNTVDRTQVCTKQELSDLVGPETPLPLNPFQPPPTKSEEQLKEEWNRAGPRPRPLPPRPDRPIYQHEKEVEADAFFPGFHNDGSGWPDFSSLVMGHRLYESASSKTYRPDRRVLAELFNIIHDNLYHHNNRTWKRVVREHLNKSLSEDGLIRQSLLSKPTTFLSHPLPECSCRIPSAEVPKQVKGNDGRFLYGGEDECPRWMQLSQEDTRSESAVVEEGSDDNSESEYENDGVEQQESDDSRGRSSLTQIPMDQDDEWDPND